In Amycolatopsis solani, a single window of DNA contains:
- a CDS encoding DUF1206 domain-containing protein, with the protein MPDIRGFTLFARIGLVCYAFVHLVVAWLAAQVALGDNEKADKAGALQIVATGGGAWLLWLIAAGTGLLALWQLTEAIAGHRHAAPRRRWVRRATSGVEVVLYALVAYSAGKIATGGSGKAGSIVATALAQSWGAAAVITAGGAVIAVAAFLGYRGIAKKFVHDLDFGGASPALRRSTIRLGQVGWCAMALAYGTVGAMFVVAAVEYDPAKAGGLDPALKTLAVQPYGQAMLLALAAGIAVFGVFALFESRYRKI; encoded by the coding sequence GTGCCCGACATCAGAGGATTCACCCTGTTCGCCCGGATCGGCCTGGTTTGCTACGCCTTCGTGCACCTGGTCGTCGCGTGGCTGGCGGCCCAGGTGGCCCTCGGGGACAACGAGAAGGCCGACAAGGCGGGCGCGCTGCAGATCGTGGCCACGGGCGGCGGCGCGTGGCTGCTCTGGCTGATCGCCGCCGGCACCGGGCTGCTCGCGTTGTGGCAGCTCACCGAAGCGATCGCGGGACACCGGCACGCCGCACCGCGACGACGCTGGGTGCGGCGGGCGACCAGTGGCGTCGAAGTCGTCTTGTACGCGCTCGTCGCCTACAGCGCGGGCAAGATCGCGACCGGCGGCTCCGGCAAGGCGGGCTCGATCGTCGCCACGGCTTTGGCCCAGTCGTGGGGAGCCGCGGCGGTGATCACGGCGGGCGGCGCCGTGATCGCGGTCGCCGCGTTCCTCGGCTACCGCGGGATCGCGAAGAAGTTCGTCCACGACCTGGATTTCGGCGGGGCGTCCCCCGCCCTGCGGCGCTCGACGATCCGGCTCGGCCAGGTCGGCTGGTGCGCGATGGCCCTCGCCTACGGCACCGTCGGCGCGATGTTCGTGGTCGCCGCCGTCGAGTACGACCCCGCGAAGGCCGGTGGCCTGGACCCCGCGCTCAAGACGCTCGCGGTCCAGCCGTACGGGCAGGCGATGCTGCTGGCGCTGGCCGCCGGCATCGCGGTTTTCGGTGTGTTCGCGCTGTTCGAGAGCCGGTACCGCAAGATCTGA
- a CDS encoding ABC transporter substrate-binding protein — MFGIGRSSNRFRTRPAALAVAAVLAVATGCGALGSEVSNSSSSGSGLEKHTLKVSILPTTDLGPFWLAQDGGFFQAEGLTVESVIAASGQASLTKAISGEADIAFSTYPPFFIARSSGSADMQLVADATSVNPKSNAIVTVPNSPVKNIFDLAGRKIAITAKNTAADLLTRSVMQDHNVDFGKVKWVLVALPNVAAALQQGQADAAYLPEPYITQAAKTVGAIPVIDINSGATQDFPLTGYGATRKWVRENPKTLAAFQRAMQKATHETLNDRAKVEPLLVRFAKIDEDTAKLLTLPGYGSILDARRLQRVPDLLLQLGAIPSPIDVNSMIGPQAGR; from the coding sequence TTGTTCGGAATAGGCAGGAGCAGTAACCGGTTTCGCACTCGCCCCGCCGCACTCGCCGTCGCGGCCGTCCTGGCCGTCGCGACCGGGTGCGGCGCGCTCGGTTCGGAGGTGTCGAACTCGTCGTCGAGCGGCAGCGGCCTGGAAAAGCACACGCTGAAGGTTTCCATCCTCCCCACTACGGATCTCGGGCCGTTCTGGCTGGCCCAGGACGGCGGGTTCTTCCAGGCCGAGGGCCTGACCGTCGAGTCGGTGATCGCCGCCAGCGGCCAGGCTTCGCTGACGAAAGCGATCTCCGGCGAGGCCGACATCGCGTTCTCCACCTACCCGCCGTTCTTCATCGCGAGGAGCTCCGGCTCCGCCGACATGCAGCTGGTGGCCGACGCGACGTCGGTCAACCCGAAGTCCAATGCGATCGTCACGGTGCCCAATTCCCCGGTGAAAAACATCTTCGACCTGGCGGGCCGGAAGATCGCCATCACGGCCAAGAACACCGCGGCGGATCTGCTCACCCGCTCGGTGATGCAGGACCACAACGTCGATTTCGGCAAGGTGAAATGGGTGCTGGTCGCGCTGCCGAACGTCGCCGCCGCGCTGCAGCAGGGGCAGGCCGACGCCGCGTACCTGCCGGAGCCCTACATCACGCAGGCCGCCAAGACGGTCGGCGCGATCCCGGTGATCGACATCAACAGCGGCGCGACCCAGGACTTCCCGCTGACCGGGTACGGCGCGACGCGGAAGTGGGTGCGGGAGAACCCGAAGACGCTGGCCGCGTTCCAGCGCGCGATGCAGAAGGCCACCCACGAGACCCTGAACGACCGCGCGAAGGTCGAGCCGCTGCTGGTGCGGTTCGCCAAGATCGACGAGGACACCGCCAAGCTCCTCACCTTGCCCGGCTACGGCTCGATCCTGGACGCGCGGCGCCTGCAGCGGGTGCCGGACCTGCTGCTGCAGCTCGGCGCCATCCCGTCCCCGATCGACGTGAACTCGATGATCGGACCGCAAGCGGGCAGATGA
- a CDS encoding 3-hydroxybutyryl-CoA dehydrogenase translates to MAAMERVGVVGCGQMGAGIAEVCARAGLDVVAVESDPAGAEAGRRRLEASLTRAEKKGKIPSAAAVLDRIRVTESLDDLADRTFVVEAIVEDEAVKTELFRRLDKVVAAPDAILASNTSSIPIMKLGTATERPAQVVGVHFFNPVPVLPLVELVPSLLTTEATVDRARTFAQDALGKQAILCQDRAGFVVNALLIPFILAAIRMFESGFATREAIDEGLVRGAAHPQGPLALADLIGLDTTKAVAESLYEEFKEPLYAPPPLLARMVDAGLLGRKTGRGFYTYERP, encoded by the coding sequence GTGGCGGCGATGGAACGCGTAGGCGTGGTCGGGTGCGGGCAGATGGGGGCCGGGATCGCCGAGGTGTGCGCCCGGGCCGGCCTCGACGTGGTGGCGGTCGAGTCCGATCCGGCCGGTGCCGAGGCCGGGCGGCGACGGCTCGAAGCGTCCCTGACCCGCGCGGAGAAGAAGGGCAAGATCCCGAGCGCCGCCGCCGTCCTCGACCGGATCCGGGTCACCGAATCCCTCGACGACCTCGCCGACCGCACGTTCGTCGTGGAAGCGATCGTCGAAGACGAAGCCGTCAAGACGGAGCTGTTCCGCCGGCTCGACAAGGTCGTGGCCGCGCCGGACGCGATCCTCGCGTCCAACACCTCGTCCATCCCGATCATGAAGCTGGGCACCGCCACCGAACGCCCGGCGCAGGTCGTCGGCGTGCACTTCTTCAACCCGGTGCCGGTGCTCCCGCTGGTCGAGCTCGTGCCCAGCCTGCTCACCACCGAAGCCACCGTCGACCGGGCCCGGACCTTCGCCCAGGACGCGCTCGGCAAGCAGGCGATCCTCTGCCAGGACCGCGCGGGGTTCGTGGTCAACGCGCTGCTGATCCCGTTCATCCTCGCCGCGATCCGCATGTTCGAATCGGGCTTCGCGACGCGCGAAGCCATCGACGAAGGCCTGGTCCGCGGCGCCGCCCACCCGCAGGGTCCCCTGGCGCTGGCCGACCTGATCGGCCTCGACACCACCAAGGCCGTCGCCGAATCGCTCTACGAAGAGTTCAAGGAACCGCTCTACGCACCGCCGCCGCTGCTGGCGCGGATGGTCGACGCCGGCCTGCTCGGCCGCAAGACCGGCCGCGGCTTCTACACCTACGAGCGGCCATGA
- a CDS encoding helix-turn-helix transcriptional regulator gives MRPLTDGTELLVGRDSELSWLVAWIRDVGTGRGHAVLVDGEPGIGKSALVRTACAAATDAGCQVYWGAGDELGQALPLLPLLDALRITPAARDPRRVAISKLLRGGAVAGKVADLAARAAEQLIALVDELSQDGPAVLVVDELQWADRTTVAVWSRLARAVRQLPLLLIGVLRPIPRRDDLRSLFRIVGPGERLRLGRLPEPAVLELVAELAGGKPGAELARLAAGAAGNPLYLTELLDALTRSSCLEVDTAGIAELTGAATPDSLPEAIADRLGFLPEPARGVLRAAALLGVGFSVADLVTVTNTPLADLLPALDEARAAGVLVAAGDDLEFRHPLIRTALYDDMPTAVRIAWHQGAAWALAEANAPVERVARQLLPMVSTTDSRVPVPAWAVRWLLDVATPLIGQAPGVAVALLRRAVRDAPLDDVVTGALAGRLADAYYGVGNIAQAERIAERALDRVRDPDVRVDLYTTVVQCRAMTGRSAEFLPELNDALTRPGLHPRHRARLLVLIARTHRYIGEVDTAGEVATTALAELAPDEDRWATGWALHVLSLVAMVRGEWAGALPLFERAMAIVRGDPALIDLTLQLRINQSVTYGALDRYTEAHAAAAQARELADRTGSVVRLSEAQSALGQLLLGAGRWDDALAEVDVVADDRKDPSVVCCDHGVAAIIHFHRGETAAARQHLDVAAEYWERIGDRVVESLVRARSLAFEYAGAPERALAVLTAVLAGVDAGEDLLGDAVRLATTIGDVRTATEIEARVRALAADSAVPHLGALALYCRGLLDGDGTTLLRAADGYRDAGRPLSRAKALEAAAIAFAKAREEDRGSARAAFTHAVDLYAELDAQWDVARLRALFRAFGIRRGPTVKHRQTTHGWDSLTPTEGRIAALVVEGLSNPQIAARLYLSPRTVGTHVSHILNKLGVHSRIDIAREAARHQSASG, from the coding sequence GTGCGACCGCTCACCGACGGTACCGAGCTGCTGGTCGGTCGGGACAGTGAGCTGTCCTGGCTGGTCGCCTGGATCCGTGATGTGGGCACCGGTCGCGGCCACGCCGTCCTGGTGGACGGCGAGCCCGGCATCGGCAAGTCCGCGCTCGTGCGGACGGCCTGCGCGGCCGCGACCGACGCGGGCTGCCAGGTTTACTGGGGTGCCGGCGACGAGCTCGGGCAGGCGCTGCCGCTGCTGCCGCTCCTGGACGCGCTGCGGATCACGCCGGCCGCGCGGGATCCCCGCCGGGTCGCCATTTCCAAGCTGCTGCGGGGCGGCGCCGTCGCGGGCAAGGTGGCCGACCTCGCCGCCCGGGCCGCCGAGCAGCTGATCGCGCTGGTGGACGAGCTGAGCCAGGACGGCCCGGCGGTGCTGGTCGTCGACGAGCTGCAGTGGGCCGATCGCACGACGGTGGCGGTGTGGAGCCGGCTGGCGCGCGCGGTCCGGCAGCTCCCGCTGCTCCTGATCGGCGTGCTGCGCCCGATCCCGCGCCGCGACGACCTGCGGTCGCTCTTCCGGATCGTCGGGCCGGGCGAGCGGTTGCGGCTGGGCCGGCTGCCGGAACCGGCGGTGCTGGAGCTGGTCGCCGAGCTGGCCGGCGGCAAACCGGGTGCCGAGCTGGCGCGGCTGGCCGCCGGCGCGGCCGGGAATCCGTTGTACCTCACGGAACTCCTCGACGCGCTGACCAGGAGCTCGTGCCTGGAGGTCGACACCGCGGGCATCGCGGAGCTGACCGGCGCGGCCACGCCGGACTCGCTGCCGGAGGCGATCGCGGACCGGCTCGGCTTCCTCCCCGAACCCGCGCGGGGCGTGCTGCGCGCGGCGGCGCTGCTCGGCGTCGGCTTCTCGGTCGCGGACCTGGTGACCGTGACGAACACCCCGCTCGCCGACCTGCTGCCCGCCCTCGACGAAGCCCGCGCCGCCGGGGTCCTCGTGGCGGCCGGGGACGACCTGGAGTTCCGGCACCCTCTGATCCGCACGGCGCTGTACGACGACATGCCGACGGCGGTGCGGATCGCCTGGCACCAGGGCGCCGCGTGGGCACTGGCCGAGGCGAACGCCCCGGTCGAGCGGGTCGCGCGGCAGCTGCTGCCCATGGTGTCCACAACGGACAGCCGGGTGCCGGTGCCCGCGTGGGCCGTGCGGTGGCTGCTCGACGTGGCCACGCCGCTGATCGGCCAGGCGCCGGGGGTCGCCGTCGCGCTCCTGCGGCGGGCGGTCCGGGACGCGCCGCTCGACGACGTCGTGACGGGTGCGCTGGCCGGCCGGCTGGCCGACGCGTACTACGGGGTGGGCAACATCGCCCAGGCCGAGCGGATCGCCGAGCGCGCGCTGGACCGCGTGCGCGACCCCGACGTGCGCGTCGACCTGTACACGACGGTCGTCCAGTGCCGCGCGATGACCGGCCGTTCCGCCGAGTTCCTCCCGGAGCTGAACGACGCCTTGACCCGGCCGGGGCTGCACCCCCGGCACCGGGCCCGGCTGCTGGTGCTCATCGCGCGCACGCACCGCTACATCGGGGAGGTCGACACCGCGGGCGAGGTCGCCACCACGGCGCTGGCCGAGCTGGCCCCGGACGAGGACCGCTGGGCGACCGGGTGGGCGTTGCACGTGCTGAGCCTGGTCGCGATGGTGCGGGGCGAATGGGCCGGCGCGCTGCCGCTGTTCGAGCGCGCGATGGCGATCGTGCGGGGTGATCCGGCGCTGATCGACCTGACCCTGCAGCTGCGCATCAACCAGTCGGTCACCTACGGCGCGCTCGATCGCTACACCGAAGCGCACGCCGCCGCCGCGCAGGCGCGGGAACTGGCCGACCGCACCGGCAGCGTCGTCCGGCTGAGCGAAGCGCAGAGCGCGCTCGGGCAGCTGCTGCTGGGCGCCGGCCGGTGGGACGACGCGCTGGCCGAGGTCGACGTCGTCGCGGACGACCGCAAGGACCCGAGCGTGGTGTGCTGCGACCACGGCGTCGCCGCGATCATCCACTTCCACCGCGGCGAGACGGCCGCGGCCCGCCAGCACCTCGACGTCGCGGCGGAGTACTGGGAACGCATCGGCGACCGGGTGGTGGAATCCCTGGTGCGCGCCCGAAGCCTCGCCTTCGAGTACGCCGGTGCGCCGGAGCGCGCGCTCGCCGTGCTGACGGCGGTGCTGGCCGGCGTGGACGCGGGGGAGGACCTGCTGGGCGACGCCGTCCGGCTGGCCACGACGATCGGCGACGTGCGGACCGCGACGGAGATCGAAGCCCGGGTCCGCGCGCTCGCGGCGGATTCGGCGGTCCCGCACCTCGGCGCGCTGGCCCTGTACTGCCGCGGCTTGCTCGACGGCGACGGGACGACGTTGCTGCGAGCCGCCGACGGCTACCGCGACGCGGGCCGGCCGCTGTCCCGCGCCAAGGCGTTGGAGGCAGCGGCGATCGCCTTCGCCAAGGCACGGGAGGAAGACCGCGGTTCGGCACGGGCGGCGTTCACCCACGCGGTCGACCTGTACGCGGAGCTGGACGCGCAATGGGACGTGGCCCGCCTGCGCGCCCTGTTCCGCGCGTTCGGCATCCGCCGCGGCCCGACGGTGAAGCACCGCCAGACCACCCACGGCTGGGACAGCCTCACCCCGACCGAAGGGAGGATCGCCGCCCTCGTGGTCGAGGGCCTTTCGAACCCGCAGATCGCGGCCCGCTTGTATTTGTCGCCGCGCACGGTCGGCACACACGTGTCGCACATCCTGAACAAGCTGGGCGTGCACTCGCGCATCGACATCGCTCGGGAAGCCGCCCGCCACCAGTCGGCTTCGGGCTGA
- a CDS encoding D-Ala-D-Ala carboxypeptidase family metallohydrolase, whose protein sequence is MTFPMSRRTVLRGAVVLGAAAAVSPLLLTGTAQAYPWSRTLTQGATGADVTELQIRVAGWAADSPSHSRVSIDGEFGPGTAAAVRRFQAAYGLGADGQVGPATQSALNALEQSDGSTAHFDFSEFTDRVSGTFNGGKVSAATAKENARRCMYKLEAVRKKLGNKPITVNSGFRSIAHNEDIGGASDSMHLYGTAADLNVPGVANKTVYQKAETSGFSGLETYNTDHQHVDSRADLGRAWWWENGTV, encoded by the coding sequence ATGACCTTCCCCATGAGCCGCCGCACGGTGCTGCGCGGCGCGGTGGTGCTCGGCGCCGCCGCGGCGGTCAGCCCGCTGCTGCTGACCGGCACCGCCCAGGCGTACCCGTGGTCGCGCACCCTGACCCAGGGCGCCACGGGCGCCGACGTCACCGAACTCCAGATCCGGGTGGCGGGCTGGGCGGCCGACTCGCCCAGCCACAGCCGCGTCTCGATCGACGGCGAATTCGGCCCCGGCACGGCCGCGGCGGTCCGCCGGTTCCAGGCGGCGTACGGCCTGGGCGCGGACGGCCAGGTCGGCCCGGCGACGCAGTCGGCGTTGAACGCGCTGGAGCAGAGCGACGGCTCGACCGCGCACTTCGACTTCAGCGAGTTCACCGACCGGGTGAGCGGAACGTTCAACGGCGGCAAGGTCAGCGCGGCCACCGCCAAGGAGAACGCGCGCCGCTGCATGTACAAGCTGGAGGCGGTGCGCAAGAAGCTCGGGAACAAGCCGATCACGGTCAACTCGGGGTTCCGCAGCATCGCGCACAACGAGGACATCGGCGGCGCCAGCGACAGCATGCACCTCTACGGCACCGCGGCTGACCTGAACGTGCCGGGGGTGGCGAACAAGACGGTCTACCAGAAGGCCGAGACCAGCGGGTTTTCCGGGCTGGAGACGTACAACACCGACCACCAGCACGTCGACAGCCGGGCCGACCTCGGCCGCGCGTGGTGGTGGGAGAACGGGACCGTCTGA
- a CDS encoding YciI family protein, with translation MSKYMLIMRGTDESNAAMMADIDAMMAASREFIEEMLKAGVLLAAEGLDLPSRGVVVDFGGDTPVVTDGPYGETKELFGGYFLLEVATKEEAVEWAKRVPAARGSKIEVRRVAGDDETPGS, from the coding sequence ATGTCGAAGTACATGCTGATCATGCGGGGCACCGACGAGTCGAACGCGGCCATGATGGCCGACATCGACGCGATGATGGCCGCGAGCCGCGAGTTCATCGAGGAGATGCTCAAGGCCGGTGTCCTCCTCGCCGCCGAGGGGCTCGACCTGCCGAGCCGGGGCGTCGTGGTCGACTTCGGCGGGGACACCCCGGTGGTCACCGACGGGCCGTACGGGGAGACGAAGGAGCTGTTCGGCGGCTACTTCCTGCTCGAGGTCGCCACGAAGGAGGAAGCGGTCGAGTGGGCCAAGCGGGTCCCGGCGGCCCGCGGGTCCAAGATCGAAGTCCGCCGGGTGGCCGGCGACGACGAGACCCCCGGTTCCTGA
- a CDS encoding MFS transporter — translation MSRATTTVSTVVIFLLALNLRPAVTSLGAALPDISVAGDLVAAVLVALPLWAIGLGGWATPWLANRLGTYRTVAVALAALVLSLGGRVLAGSAQLLTGTALACLSIAVLGTILPLLAGGSAAFTFGLGLGSTVGALVTPAVVLSSSWQVALGLWAGVALVALQVWQRVPGEFATPQRASGATPAFALTIHFGLISTVTFLVMGWLPGILRDAGVPATTAGGCLALSMAMGLPMMLLVPGWTRRWHNQTLLVVALAVPNAIGVTGLLLAPAAAPWLWAAATGTGMGSLAFALTTISLRSRNSSLALSAVVQGVGYVIAGFGVLACGWLHTYTGAWRTPLLLVLAVLVGQVVSGHAAVTRRNLAALIPRQRVARRPLFVRRPDDAPEVGV, via the coding sequence ATGTCGCGTGCCACCACCACCGTCTCCACCGTTGTGATCTTCCTCTTGGCCCTCAACCTGCGCCCGGCCGTGACCAGCCTGGGTGCGGCTCTGCCGGACATCTCGGTCGCCGGTGATCTCGTCGCCGCGGTGCTCGTCGCGTTACCCCTGTGGGCGATCGGTCTCGGCGGCTGGGCGACGCCGTGGCTGGCCAACCGGCTCGGGACCTACCGGACCGTCGCCGTGGCGCTGGCCGCGCTGGTGCTTTCGCTGGGTGGCCGGGTCCTCGCCGGCTCGGCGCAGCTGCTGACCGGGACGGCGCTGGCGTGCCTGTCGATCGCGGTCCTCGGCACCATCCTGCCCCTGCTGGCCGGGGGTTCCGCCGCCTTCACCTTCGGGCTCGGGCTCGGCAGCACGGTCGGCGCGCTGGTCACGCCCGCGGTGGTGCTCTCGTCGTCGTGGCAGGTCGCCCTCGGCTTGTGGGCGGGCGTGGCACTGGTGGCGTTGCAGGTGTGGCAGCGCGTCCCCGGCGAGTTCGCGACCCCGCAGCGGGCTTCGGGGGCAACACCCGCGTTCGCCCTCACCATCCACTTCGGACTGATTTCGACGGTGACGTTCCTGGTCATGGGCTGGCTCCCGGGCATCCTGCGCGACGCGGGCGTCCCGGCGACGACCGCGGGCGGGTGCCTGGCGCTGTCGATGGCGATGGGGCTGCCGATGATGTTGCTGGTCCCGGGCTGGACCCGCCGGTGGCACAACCAGACCCTGCTCGTCGTCGCGCTGGCGGTCCCCAACGCCATCGGGGTGACCGGCCTGCTCCTGGCCCCCGCGGCCGCACCCTGGCTCTGGGCCGCGGCCACCGGCACGGGCATGGGCTCGCTCGCGTTCGCGCTGACGACGATCTCGTTGCGCAGCAGGAACAGCTCACTCGCGCTGTCGGCGGTGGTGCAGGGCGTGGGCTACGTGATCGCCGGCTTCGGCGTACTGGCCTGCGGCTGGCTGCACACGTACACCGGCGCGTGGCGGACCCCGCTGCTGCTGGTGCTGGCGGTCCTGGTCGGCCAGGTGGTCAGCGGCCACGCGGCCGTGACGCGCCGGAACCTGGCGGCGCTGATCCCCCGTCAGCGGGTAGCGCGGCGTCCGCTGTTCGTCCGCCGCCCGGACGACGCACCGGAGGTCGGGGTGTGA
- a CDS encoding helix-turn-helix domain-containing protein, protein MTPHTDKFAAYLRMLKDRSGQGYERLGRLAGASGSSLHRYCSGKSVPADYRVVHSFAKVCGASTEELRELHQLWALADAGRVPPEPPSPRPRRRVYVAVAIAIAALLAGGLAWATVGGDTSGPAASGRYADRVLFSTGCQPTVSMGQHDECVTEVQNLLVAAQGRLSVDGSFGPETLRRVTAFQVLAGLPARGIVDEATKNALYDHRTSLAGWSATMVEQRIRAVFTEAPDTAVAIARCASFLDPLWVLPNTNGSRNWGVFQISDARLLDLGGTPRQAFDPVWNIEAAHRLWSAHHDFHDWPSCSAALQNPPAH, encoded by the coding sequence TTGACACCGCACACGGACAAGTTCGCCGCGTACCTGCGCATGTTGAAGGACCGCAGCGGGCAGGGCTACGAGCGGCTCGGCCGGCTCGCCGGGGCCAGCGGCTCGAGCCTGCACCGGTACTGCTCGGGCAAGAGCGTTCCCGCCGACTACCGCGTGGTCCACTCGTTCGCGAAGGTCTGCGGCGCGTCCACCGAGGAACTGCGTGAGCTGCACCAGCTGTGGGCACTGGCCGACGCGGGCCGGGTGCCGCCGGAGCCACCCTCGCCACGGCCGCGAAGACGGGTGTACGTGGCGGTGGCCATCGCGATCGCGGCCCTGCTGGCGGGCGGCCTCGCGTGGGCGACCGTCGGCGGGGACACGTCCGGCCCGGCGGCGAGCGGCCGGTACGCGGACCGGGTGCTGTTCTCCACGGGCTGCCAGCCGACGGTGAGCATGGGCCAGCACGACGAGTGCGTGACCGAGGTGCAGAACCTGCTGGTCGCGGCCCAGGGACGCCTCTCGGTCGACGGCTCGTTCGGCCCGGAGACGCTGCGGCGGGTCACCGCGTTCCAGGTGCTGGCCGGCCTGCCCGCCCGCGGCATCGTCGACGAGGCCACCAAGAACGCGCTGTACGACCACCGCACCAGCCTCGCGGGCTGGTCGGCCACGATGGTGGAGCAGCGGATCCGCGCCGTGTTCACCGAGGCACCGGACACCGCGGTCGCGATCGCCCGCTGCGCCTCGTTCCTCGACCCGCTGTGGGTGCTGCCCAACACGAACGGCAGCCGCAACTGGGGCGTCTTCCAGATTTCCGACGCCCGCCTGCTGGACCTGGGCGGCACGCCGCGTCAGGCGTTCGACCCGGTCTGGAACATCGAGGCGGCCCACCGCTTGTGGAGCGCCCACCACGACTTCCACGACTGGCCGTCCTGCTCGGCCGCCCTCCAAAACCCCCCGGCGCACTGA
- a CDS encoding RNA polymerase sigma factor, with protein sequence MDAAAVEAVWRIESARIVSALTRFTGDFGLAEDAAQEAVAEALVSWPLDSPANPAGWLRAAARRRAIDAIRRRAALQDRYAQLATDAVAGEDDLDPDRIDDDVLALMFISCHPVLSPEARVALTLRVVGGLSSEAIARAFFVPVPTVQARITRGKKTIAAAGVPFELPAAGERRERLGGVLSVLYVIFTEGSTATSGDRLIRPDVAYEAIRLARTLAALLPAEPEVHGLLALCELTAARFPARTGPDGEPVLLEDQDRRRWDHAAIHRGLAALAKAAPHGLGPYGLQAAIAATHASAPSVAETDWDRIVLLYEALGRVAPSPVAELNRAVAVAMATGPEPALAIVDELVATDRLPGSHLVPTVRGELLTRLGRFGEARGELELAARLCANERERSVLLRKAAALD encoded by the coding sequence ATGGACGCGGCCGCCGTCGAGGCCGTCTGGCGGATCGAGTCGGCGCGGATCGTGTCCGCGCTGACCCGGTTCACCGGCGATTTCGGGCTCGCCGAGGACGCCGCGCAGGAGGCGGTGGCCGAGGCACTGGTGTCGTGGCCACTGGATTCCCCGGCCAACCCGGCGGGTTGGCTGCGGGCGGCGGCCCGGCGGCGCGCCATCGACGCGATCCGCCGCCGGGCCGCCCTCCAGGACCGCTACGCGCAGCTGGCGACCGATGCGGTGGCCGGCGAGGACGACCTCGACCCGGACCGCATCGACGACGACGTCCTCGCGCTGATGTTCATCAGCTGCCACCCGGTGCTCTCCCCCGAGGCCCGGGTGGCGCTGACCCTGCGCGTGGTCGGCGGCCTGTCCAGCGAGGCGATCGCCCGCGCGTTCTTCGTGCCGGTGCCGACCGTGCAGGCCCGGATCACCCGGGGCAAGAAGACCATCGCGGCCGCCGGGGTGCCGTTCGAGCTGCCGGCGGCCGGCGAGCGCCGCGAGCGGCTCGGCGGCGTGCTCAGCGTCCTCTACGTGATCTTCACCGAGGGCTCGACCGCCACGTCGGGCGACCGGCTGATCCGCCCCGACGTCGCGTACGAGGCGATCCGGCTGGCCCGCACGCTGGCCGCGTTGCTGCCGGCCGAGCCCGAGGTGCACGGCCTGCTCGCGTTGTGCGAGCTGACGGCCGCGCGCTTCCCGGCGCGGACCGGGCCGGACGGCGAGCCGGTCCTGCTCGAAGACCAGGACCGGCGCCGGTGGGACCACGCGGCGATCCACCGCGGGCTGGCCGCGCTGGCCAAGGCGGCGCCGCACGGCCTCGGTCCGTACGGCCTGCAAGCCGCGATCGCCGCCACGCACGCGTCGGCGCCCTCGGTCGCGGAGACCGACTGGGACCGGATCGTGCTGCTCTACGAGGCACTCGGGCGGGTTGCGCCCTCGCCGGTGGCCGAGCTCAACCGGGCCGTCGCCGTCGCGATGGCCACGGGTCCGGAGCCGGCGCTGGCGATCGTGGACGAGCTGGTCGCCACGGACCGGCTGCCGGGTTCGCACCTGGTCCCGACCGTCCGCGGCGAGCTGCTGACCCGGCTCGGCCGCTTCGGTGAGGCGCGTGGCGAGCTGGAACTGGCGGCCCGGTTGTGCGCCAACGAGCGTGAACGCTCGGTGCTGCTGCGCAAGGCGGCCGCGCTGGACTGA